A portion of the Homalodisca vitripennis isolate AUS2020 chromosome 2, UT_GWSS_2.1, whole genome shotgun sequence genome contains these proteins:
- the LOC124355311 gene encoding signal recognition particle 19 kDa protein, with product MALATSGWTFNRKHSDPERWICIYPAYINSRKTTAEGRRIPKDKAVNNPTYQEIRDVLVAAGLKIGVEHKMYCRETSKEIHSRGRIRVQLKNEDGYLVNENFPTRQSVMLHLGAMIPMLKSRAGKLGSGDSTLYSGKERVNKQVSSSSIAASSQTSNKESGVSGNNRSRTNKKKGKRR from the coding sequence ATGGCTTTAGCTACGTCAGGTTGGACATTTAACAGGAAACATTCCGATCCCGAAAGGTGGATTTGCATATATCCAGCTTATATCAACAGCAGGAAAACTACAGCAGAAGGCCGAAGAATCCCCAAAGACAAAGCTGTGAATAATCCTACTTATCAGGAGATCCGAGATGTTCTTGTTGCGGCTGGGTTAAAAATTGGGGTGGAACATAAGATGTATTGTAGAGAGACAAGCAAGGAAATTCATTCAAGGGGTCGGATTCGAGTTCAACTCAAAAATGAAGACGGGTATCTAGTAAATGAGAATTTCCCAACTAGACAGTCTGTGATGCTACATCTTGGAGCCATGATTCCCATGCTCAAGAGCAGAGCAGGTAAACTGGGAAGTGGTGATTCTACATTATATAGTGGTAAGGAAAGAGTCAACAAGCAAGTAAGTAGCAGTTCCATAGCAGCAAGTTCTCAAACATCAAACAAGGAAAGCGGTGTTAGTGGAAACAATAGGTCGAGGACCAATAAGAAGAAAGGGAAACGACGCTGA